One Aegilops tauschii subsp. strangulata cultivar AL8/78 chromosome 7, Aet v6.0, whole genome shotgun sequence genomic window carries:
- the LOC141027145 gene encoding uncharacterized protein yields MQQKLLLALLVTSRKLRHYFQGHPIKVISTYPLERVLRSTNAIGRVAEWNIRLHAFQLEFSTTRVNKGVPLADFVVEWTEPYEEGPRENKSLLPGDEAPSGRVMHFDDAFSRQGAGARVVLTLPTSDRLYYAIQLCFRHDEKVSNNIAEYEGLIAGLKAAAALGIKRLTIMGDSQLLVNFSNKNCKPKDEHKAAYLEEVRKLKKHFLGLELQHILRGINKEADDIAKRVSRGEPQIPGIFEEKLLRVSVAPPAVSTTLLRFLPCCPRVCQTAAQPREPTRCWHWSLKWTAGWRSSRLTCSMVPSLRRTRRRIWGLDILRPFPRVAGVYPYLYNAIDKFTKWAEVEPVHTIPAGSVVKFINALMSRFGVPNRIITDNGSQFTSGLFKSYCANLGTQIRYASVAHP; encoded by the exons ATGCAGCAGAAGCTCCTCCTCGCGCTTCTCGTCACCTCCAggaagctgcgccactacttccaaggccaccccattAAGGTCATCTCTACGTACCCCTTAGAGCGAGTCCTGCGCAGCACCAACGCTATCGGCCGAGTCGCCGAATGGAACATCAGGCTACATGCCTTCCAGTTGGAGTTCTCCACCACTAGGGTCAACAAGGGTGTGCCTCTTGCTGACTTCGTGGTGGAATGGACGGAGCCGTACGAGGAAGGTCCCCGTGAGAACAAATCCCTCCTACCCGGGGATGAGGCGCCAAGTGGCCGGGTCATGCACTTTGACGACGCCTTTTCCAGGCAAGGCGCGGGGGCTAGAGTCGTGCTCACCTTGCCAACCAGTGACAGGCTCTACTACGCTATCCAGCTCTGCTTCAGGCACGACGAAAaagtctccaacaacatcgcagagtaTGAGGGCCTCATCGCTGGCCTCAAGGCCGCCGCTGCCCTGGGAATCAAGCGCCTCACTATCATGGGCGATtctcagctcctcgtcaacttctccaacaaaaaTTGCAAGCCCAAGGACGAGCACAAGGCGGCCTACCTAGAGGAGGTACGTAAACTCAAGAAGCATTTCCTTGGCTTGGAGCTGCAACACATTCTGCGCGGCATCAACAAGgaggccgacgacatcgccaagcgAGTTTCCCGCGGCGAACCCCAGATCCCAGGCATCTTCGAAGAAAAGCTCCTCAGGGTATCAGTCGCACCACCCGCCGTCAGCACGACGCTGCTCAGGTTCCTCCCGTGCTGCCCACGGGTGTGCCAGACTGCAGCCCAGCCTCGGGAGCCCACGCGATGCTGGCACTGGAGCCTCAAGTGGACAGCTGGGTGGCGGAGTTCAAGGCTTACCTGCTCCATGGTACCCTCCTTGCGGAGGACGCGGAGGCGGA tctgggggctggacatacTACGCCCCTTCCCTCGTGTGGCTGGTGTCTACCCCTACCTCTACaacgccatcgacaagttcaccaagtgggcagagGTCGAACCCGTGCACACCATCCCGGCAGGCTCGGTCGTCAAGTTCATCAATGCCCTCATGAGCCGGTTTGGTGTCCCCAACCgcattatcactgacaatggctCCCAGTTCACGAGTGGCCTCTTCAAGTCCTATTGCGCCAACCTCGGCACACAGATCCGCTACGCCTCTGTGGCGCACCCGTGA
- the LOC120969753 gene encoding uncharacterized protein, with amino-acid sequence MYQEMYDKNVDLQEEQGREVAIMCQKMYRSSDRQCISNIKLAQEVEPAGQETSPTEGGHRAALSTVVATVPVNEKADESCHHWQANIGGQAYISGASPIRNMSSLKGLWRRKGKKKWNRGSKRKQKVWFSNIVETICLSDSSESEDSSSDDGTHQAGMTMSSYIFLVAIKDGFDTSVANDILSARSIRAEEPRIAMSRNPASSGDVVAPHRRARKLCARKKLRKSWPPI; translated from the exons ATGTATCAAGAAATGTATGATAAAAATGTTGATCTGCAAGAAGAACAAGGCCGTGAGGTTGCAATCATGTGTCAAAAAAT GTACCGAAGCTCAGATCGCCAATGCATTAGCAACATAAAACTTGCTCAGGAGGTTGAGCCTGCAGGTCAAGAAACAAGCCCCACAGAGGGTGGCCATAGAG CTGCTCTGTCAACTGTGGTTGCAACTGTTCCGGTTAATGAAAAAGCCGATGAGAGTTGCCATCACTGGCAGGCAAATATCGGAG GACAGGCGTACATTAGTGGTGCATCCCCGATAAGGAACATGAGTTCCCTAAAGGGGCTATGGAGACGGAAAGGGAAGAAGAAGTGGAACAGAGGATCAAAGAGGAAGCAGAAGGTGTGGTTCTCCAACATTGTGGAGACCATATGCCTATCAGATTCCTCTGAGAGCGAAGACAGTTCTAGCGATGATGGAACACATCAAGCAGGCATGACGATGAGCTCATACATCTTCCTGGTAGCAATAAAAGATGGTTTTGATACATCGGTGGCAAATGACATTCTGTCGGCGAGGTCAATTAGGGCGGAAGAGCCACGGATAGCCATGTCAAGAAATCCAGCAAGCAGTGGAGATG TTGTTGCTCCGCACAGACGTGCAAGGAAGTTATGTGCAAGGAAGAAGCTGAGGAAGTCATGGCCGCCGATCTAG